A single Thiohalobacter thiocyanaticus DNA region contains:
- a CDS encoding ExeA family protein → MYEAHYGFREKPFSLLPDPSFLYLSKKHRMALAMLEYGLANQAGFTVVSGGIGTGKTTLIRHLLNNLEQDITVGLISNTHRSFGELLQWILLAFNLDYRDKGKVELYQAFVDFMIQEYARNRRTVLIVDEAQNMAPETLEELRMLSNVNADKDQVLQVVLVGQEELRDTLRRPDLVQFAQRITVDYHLTPLTAEETRDLIRHRLEAAGGDPELFTEAAAEIAHRFSGGVPRLVNLLCDTALVYGYAEQRERIDADLMNEVVREKQAGGLFPAPPPGAARTDQPVPEPARPETPPVAGQTLPPAAVPAGPPATTTAAEPAQPPARTVSDSDPDIDPALVQTRPFRVAIVGESAVLRRHLRRLIEPYNIRVVGEFGLQDSQSPELNPYHVDILLIDISEAAEDCTAEICDLITEWNIPVLFNDCQQTQASLDGRDPQFAQRLVAKLVDLLPPQLRADPAARPNRA, encoded by the coding sequence ATGTACGAAGCCCACTACGGATTCCGCGAGAAACCCTTCTCGCTGCTGCCGGACCCGAGCTTTCTCTACCTGAGCAAAAAGCACCGCATGGCCCTGGCCATGCTGGAATACGGCCTGGCCAACCAGGCCGGCTTCACCGTGGTCAGCGGCGGCATCGGCACCGGCAAGACCACCCTGATCCGTCACCTGCTCAACAACCTGGAGCAGGACATCACGGTCGGCCTGATCTCCAACACCCATCGCTCCTTCGGCGAACTGCTGCAGTGGATCCTGCTGGCGTTCAACCTGGACTACCGCGACAAGGGCAAGGTGGAGCTGTACCAGGCCTTCGTCGATTTCATGATCCAGGAATACGCCCGCAACCGGCGCACCGTGCTGATCGTCGACGAGGCCCAGAACATGGCCCCGGAGACGTTGGAGGAACTGCGCATGCTCTCCAACGTCAACGCCGACAAGGACCAGGTGCTGCAGGTGGTGCTGGTGGGCCAGGAGGAGCTGCGCGACACCCTGCGCCGGCCCGACCTGGTGCAGTTCGCCCAGCGCATCACGGTGGACTATCACCTCACCCCGCTGACGGCGGAGGAGACCCGCGATCTGATCCGCCACCGGCTGGAGGCCGCCGGCGGCGATCCGGAATTGTTCACCGAGGCCGCCGCCGAAATCGCGCACCGCTTCAGCGGCGGCGTGCCGCGGCTGGTCAACCTGCTGTGCGACACCGCCCTGGTCTACGGCTACGCCGAGCAGCGTGAGCGCATCGACGCCGACCTGATGAACGAGGTGGTGCGCGAGAAGCAGGCCGGCGGCCTGTTCCCGGCCCCGCCGCCGGGCGCGGCGCGTACCGACCAGCCGGTCCCGGAGCCGGCCCGGCCGGAAACGCCGCCGGTCGCCGGGCAGACGCTTCCTCCGGCGGCGGTCCCGGCAGGGCCGCCCGCCACGACCACTGCGGCGGAGCCCGCACAGCCGCCCGCCCGGACAGTGTCTGACAGCGATCCGGATATCGACCCGGCTCTGGTTCAGACCCGGCCGTTCCGGGTCGCCATCGTCGGCGAGTCGGCCGTGCTGCGCCGCCACCTGCGGCGGCTGATCGAACCCTACAATATCCGGGTGGTGGGCGAATTCGGCCTGCAGGACAGCCAGTCCCCCGAACTCAATCCCTATCACGTGGACATCCTGCTGATCGACATCAGCGAGGCCGCCGAGGACTGCACCGCCGAGATCTGCGATCTCATCACCGAGTGGAACATCCCGGTGCTGTTCAACGACTGCCAGCAAACCCAGGCCAGCCTGGACGGGCGCGACCCCCAGTTCGCCCAGCGCCTGGTCGCCAAGCTGGTCGACCTGCTGCCGCCGCAGCTGCGCGCCGACCCGGCCGCCCGCCCCAACCGGGCCTGA
- a CDS encoding VanZ family protein, whose product MLSLHRLAGHPAVRLLSLVLALVWMGVLYLLSDQPAIDAPMLFPGQDKLFHAIVYAVLGGLYLALFRPGPAGYAAQARWLALGLAVLYGISDEWHQSFVPGREPDVLDVLADGVGAAVGVMVLHTLVRRLST is encoded by the coding sequence GTGCTCTCACTGCACCGCCTGGCCGGCCACCCTGCCGTGCGCCTGCTCAGCCTGGTGCTGGCCCTGGTCTGGATGGGGGTGCTGTATCTGCTCTCCGACCAGCCGGCCATCGACGCCCCCATGCTGTTCCCCGGCCAGGACAAGCTGTTCCACGCCATCGTCTACGCGGTGCTGGGCGGGCTGTATCTGGCGCTGTTCCGGCCGGGTCCGGCCGGCTATGCCGCGCAGGCGCGCTGGCTGGCGCTGGGGCTGGCGGTGCTGTACGGGATCAGCGACGAGTGGCACCAGAGTTTTGTGCCCGGGCGCGAGCCGGATGTACTGGACGTGCTGGCCGACGGGGTGGGGGCGGCGGTGGGGGTGATGGTCCTGCACACCCTGGTCAGAAGACTCAGCACGTAG
- a CDS encoding CpsD/CapB family tyrosine-protein kinase, with the protein MERIKVALEKARKDRESGSQPQAHRPASPGRAVAKAASTKDISYTQTRTTRASNIAMKKHRILPAYPSGEYADAFKILRTQVLQRLRENDWNVLAVTSPSDGEGKTVTAINLAASIALEIHHTVLLVDANLRQPSIHDYLGIGAAQGLSEYLLDEVDLADLLVHPEGLEHVVLLPGGRPVQNSAELLNSPRMIQLVEELKTRYPERIVVFDLPPVLTAADALAFAPYVDAALLVLEDGKTQQQEAQRAVELLENTNILGTVLNKSDAAG; encoded by the coding sequence ATGGAGCGCATCAAGGTCGCGCTGGAAAAGGCACGCAAGGACCGCGAGAGCGGAAGCCAACCCCAGGCCCACCGCCCCGCGTCACCGGGCCGGGCCGTGGCCAAGGCCGCCTCGACCAAGGACATCAGCTACACCCAGACCCGGACGACCAGGGCCTCGAATATCGCCATGAAAAAGCACCGTATCCTGCCCGCCTACCCGAGCGGCGAGTATGCCGACGCCTTCAAGATCCTGCGCACCCAGGTGCTGCAGCGGCTGCGCGAGAACGACTGGAACGTGCTGGCCGTGACCAGCCCGTCGGACGGCGAGGGCAAGACGGTCACCGCCATCAACCTGGCTGCCAGCATCGCCCTGGAGATCCACCACACGGTCCTGCTGGTCGACGCCAACCTGCGCCAGCCGTCGATCCATGACTACCTGGGTATCGGCGCGGCCCAGGGCCTGAGCGAATATCTGCTGGATGAGGTCGATCTGGCCGACCTGCTGGTCCATCCCGAGGGCCTGGAGCATGTGGTGCTGCTGCCCGGCGGCCGGCCGGTGCAGAACTCGGCCGAACTGCTCAACTCGCCACGCATGATCCAGCTGGTGGAGGAACTCAAGACCCGCTATCCGGAACGCATTGTGGTGTTCGATCTGCCGCCGGTGCTGACCGCGGCCGACGCCCTGGCCTTCGCGCCCTATGTGGACGCCGCCCTGCTGGTGCTGGAGGACGGCAAAACCCAGCAGCAGGAAGCGCAGCGCGCGGTCGAACTGCTGGAGAACACCAACATCCTCGGTACTGTGCTGAACAAGAGCGACGCCGCGGGCTGA
- a CDS encoding outer membrane beta-barrel protein translates to MHAANTCAFAKSGIAAIIGLYFIHSPSLNAAEWYLEPSISGRVEYNDNLQMRSRDELSATEYAIKPNISLGRRTARSNLQGYLAYEPRRFTEDELNTNSSWINLNGYYGLTERQQINLSFSQIKDTTLESELEETGIIYDRAERNRISVNPGWSYAWSETTALNAAIGYTTVDYDESPNTGISDYDTGSATFSVAYRSSPATMWTLGLGATRYERDDGLVKSENTQLTLGLEHDYTQRLKFSASAGVRQTETEVQRGSLECPAGTTLVPFELIPVLGAPCIDVDTFTPTNFIVVTEPTTGDSTGALASLNTTYQLERGEIGIDISRTVSPSAISGLIVTDKVGVSLSHRFSETLTGRFHASWYQTQNTDDSNTQVDRTYFRVAPSLEWKLARDWRFAAQYRYMKQEREGALDSAAGNVVSLSLTYDWPPYTASR, encoded by the coding sequence ATGCACGCCGCAAACACTTGCGCCTTCGCAAAATCCGGCATCGCAGCAATTATCGGCCTGTATTTCATTCATTCACCATCGCTCAATGCGGCCGAATGGTATCTGGAGCCAAGCATCAGCGGCAGGGTGGAATACAATGACAATCTGCAGATGCGTTCACGTGACGAGCTTTCCGCCACCGAATATGCCATTAAGCCCAATATCAGTCTTGGCCGTCGTACTGCGCGTAGCAATCTGCAGGGGTATCTGGCCTATGAGCCACGCCGATTTACAGAAGACGAACTGAACACCAACAGCAGCTGGATCAACCTGAACGGTTATTACGGTCTTACTGAACGCCAGCAGATTAACCTGAGTTTCAGTCAGATAAAAGACACCACTCTGGAGAGCGAACTGGAAGAGACCGGTATTATCTATGATCGCGCCGAAAGGAACCGGATCAGCGTAAACCCGGGATGGAGTTATGCATGGAGCGAGACAACGGCGCTGAACGCGGCCATCGGATATACCACTGTCGATTACGACGAATCCCCAAACACTGGTATTAGCGACTATGATACTGGCAGTGCGACCTTTTCTGTTGCGTATCGATCAAGCCCGGCCACCATGTGGACACTGGGCCTTGGTGCGACACGTTATGAACGCGATGACGGACTGGTTAAATCTGAAAACACCCAGCTTACGCTGGGCCTGGAACACGATTACACGCAACGCCTGAAATTCTCTGCCTCAGCAGGCGTTCGCCAGACAGAGACAGAAGTGCAGCGGGGCAGTCTCGAATGCCCCGCCGGCACAACCCTGGTGCCGTTTGAACTCATCCCTGTCCTTGGCGCACCCTGCATTGATGTTGACACCTTCACCCCGACGAACTTCATCGTGGTAACCGAACCCACGACAGGGGACAGTACCGGCGCACTCGCATCATTAAACACCACTTATCAACTGGAACGCGGTGAGATTGGCATCGACATATCCCGCACCGTCTCGCCCAGCGCCATCTCCGGGCTGATCGTGACCGACAAGGTTGGCGTCAGCCTCAGCCACCGGTTCAGCGAAACGCTTACGGGCCGGTTCCACGCAAGCTGGTACCAGACCCAGAATACGGATGACTCCAACACCCAGGTCGATCGCACCTATTTTCGCGTCGCCCCATCCCTGGAATGGAAACTGGCCCGGGACTGGAGATTTGCGGCCCAGTACCGATATATGAAGCAGGAAAGGGAGGGGGCGTTAGATTCTGCCGCCGGAAATGTAGTATCTTTGTCGCTTACCTATGATTGGCCTCCTTACACAGCATCAAGATAA
- the cysQ gene encoding 3'(2'),5'-bisphosphate nucleotidase CysQ, with protein sequence MSDSVDPRSLLAQVKDLAREAGARILEVYDTDFDVESKEDNSPLTAADMASHTAIINGLRALTPEIPVLSEESADVPYDERCQWDWYWLIDPLDGTKEFIKRNGEFTVNIALIHGGRPVLGVVYVPVKQWLYTGCEGEGATKQVGDKPAEPIRVSKLSDGPVRVVGSRSHRGDSLEAFLHKLGEHEIVSMGSSLKLCLVAEGEADIYPRLGPTSEWDTAAAQCVVEQAGGRVTDLEMQELRYNQKESVLNPFFLVIADDSRDWAQYLE encoded by the coding sequence ATGAGTGATTCCGTCGATCCCCGCTCCCTGCTGGCGCAGGTCAAGGATCTGGCCCGCGAGGCCGGTGCCCGCATCCTGGAGGTCTACGACACCGATTTCGATGTCGAGTCCAAGGAGGACAACTCCCCCCTGACCGCCGCCGACATGGCCTCGCACACGGCCATCATCAACGGGCTGCGCGCGCTCACCCCGGAGATCCCGGTGCTGTCGGAGGAATCCGCCGACGTGCCCTATGACGAGCGGTGCCAGTGGGACTGGTACTGGCTGATCGATCCGCTGGACGGCACCAAGGAGTTCATCAAACGCAATGGCGAGTTCACCGTCAATATCGCCCTGATCCACGGCGGCCGGCCGGTGCTGGGCGTGGTCTATGTGCCGGTCAAGCAGTGGCTGTACACCGGCTGCGAGGGCGAGGGCGCGACCAAACAGGTGGGCGACAAGCCGGCCGAACCGATCCGGGTGAGCAAGCTGAGTGACGGGCCGGTGCGGGTGGTCGGTTCGCGCTCGCATCGCGGCGACAGCCTGGAGGCCTTTCTGCACAAGCTCGGCGAGCACGAGATCGTCAGCATGGGCAGTTCGCTCAAGCTGTGCCTGGTCGCCGAGGGCGAGGCCGACATCTACCCGCGTCTGGGCCCGACCTCGGAATGGGACACCGCCGCGGCCCAGTGCGTGGTCGAGCAGGCCGGCGGCCGGGTCACGGACCTGGAAATGCAGGAACTGCGCTACAACCAGAAGGAGTCGGTGCTCAATCCCTTCTTTCTGGTGATCGCGGACGACAGCCGGGACTGGGCGCAGTATCTGGAGTGA
- a CDS encoding polysaccharide biosynthesis/export family protein: MRTFQILIALLLLSTSLHASASELPEQAYQIQPGDILNISVWKEEGLQRELVVRPDGMISFPLVGEIKAANTPVNTLRETIESRLEKYIPDPVVSVDISQLQGNIVYVIGKVNRPGVFPATRNVDVVQALSMAGGMGTYAAANKIRILRREAGELRSIPFEYGDIEKGQNLEQNIILQPGDVVVVP; this comes from the coding sequence ATGCGAACATTCCAAATCTTAATCGCGCTGCTTCTGTTATCCACCAGTCTTCATGCATCGGCCAGCGAGTTGCCGGAACAGGCTTACCAGATCCAACCCGGCGACATCCTGAATATCTCCGTCTGGAAAGAAGAAGGACTTCAGCGCGAGCTTGTCGTCCGCCCCGACGGCATGATCAGCTTCCCTCTGGTCGGGGAAATCAAGGCCGCAAACACGCCGGTTAATACGCTGCGCGAGACAATCGAATCACGGCTCGAGAAATACATACCGGATCCGGTGGTGAGCGTGGACATCAGCCAACTCCAGGGCAACATCGTATATGTGATCGGCAAGGTGAATCGCCCCGGGGTATTCCCGGCAACTCGAAACGTGGATGTGGTACAGGCATTATCCATGGCCGGCGGCATGGGAACCTACGCGGCCGCAAACAAGATACGCATCCTCAGACGCGAAGCCGGCGAGCTGCGCTCAATACCCTTTGAATATGGCGACATCGAAAAGGGACAAAACCTGGAGCAGAACATCATCCTCCAACCCGGCGACGTTGTCGTCGTACCCTGA
- a CDS encoding GumC family protein: MKSKNMTENTKDLSDYLSAFKRRRSAIAATFLVIFTLGVIIALVWPPTYESSATILIEEQEVPRELVQSTVTSYAAQRIQVISQRVMTRANLMQLIEKYGLYRDELERQTTEEVLASMREDIGVQMISAEVIDPRSGRPMPATIAFELSFKGENPTQVQKVASELTNLYLNENLKERTSQAAQSLAFLSGEANRLKRRIGSLESELSTFKEQHLHSLPEQAQLTTQLMDRTERQLDDVDNQINALEDRKFYLEGQLGQIEPHGQNVEMNPAARLKALRTQYFALSARYSPDHPDVRRLQREIESLEQETGLGPDRASLLEERDRLQTELASLREKYAPEHPDVVKLQKTVDELNAQIAQTPETPPAQRAPDNPAYVTLQSQLESTLNDIRAQEARKAQLQADLKKYEQRLAAAPEVEREYRSMQRELQNTVAKYQEITAKEMQAQIAQQLESESKGERFTLIDPAALPEEPVSPNRPAIIFLSFVLALGSGFGLAAVAESLDHAIRGAKGVANTLQVMPLAAIPYQRTEGETRKRRSRKWKVLGGTAVAVLIAVLAVHFFMSPLDVLWFRILRKAGDMTGMDFIG; the protein is encoded by the coding sequence TTGAAATCCAAGAATATGACCGAGAACACCAAAGACCTCAGCGATTATCTCAGCGCCTTCAAGCGCCGCCGCAGCGCCATTGCGGCGACCTTCCTGGTGATCTTCACCCTGGGCGTGATCATCGCCCTGGTCTGGCCACCGACCTATGAGTCCTCCGCCACCATCCTGATCGAGGAGCAGGAGGTGCCGCGCGAACTGGTCCAGTCCACAGTGACCAGCTACGCCGCCCAGCGTATCCAGGTGATCAGCCAGCGCGTCATGACCCGCGCCAACCTGATGCAGTTGATCGAGAAGTACGGTCTCTACCGGGATGAACTCGAACGTCAGACCACCGAGGAGGTCCTGGCTTCCATGCGCGAGGACATCGGCGTACAGATGATCAGCGCCGAGGTCATCGACCCCCGCAGCGGCCGCCCCATGCCGGCCACCATCGCCTTCGAACTCTCGTTCAAGGGTGAGAACCCGACCCAGGTGCAGAAGGTCGCCAGCGAGTTGACCAATCTGTATCTGAACGAGAACCTCAAGGAGCGCACCAGCCAGGCCGCCCAGTCGCTGGCCTTCCTCAGCGGCGAGGCCAACCGGCTCAAGCGCCGGATCGGCAGCCTGGAATCCGAACTCTCCACCTTCAAGGAACAGCACCTGCATTCACTGCCCGAGCAGGCGCAGCTGACCACCCAGCTGATGGACCGCACCGAGCGTCAGCTCGACGATGTCGACAACCAGATCAACGCCCTGGAGGATCGCAAGTTCTATCTGGAGGGCCAGCTGGGCCAGATCGAGCCGCACGGCCAGAACGTGGAGATGAATCCCGCCGCCCGGCTCAAGGCCCTGCGCACCCAGTACTTCGCCCTGAGCGCGCGCTACTCACCCGACCACCCGGACGTGCGGCGCCTGCAGCGCGAGATCGAGAGCCTGGAACAGGAAACCGGCCTGGGCCCGGACCGCGCCTCCCTGCTGGAGGAGCGCGACCGGCTGCAGACCGAGCTCGCGTCTCTGCGGGAGAAATACGCCCCCGAGCACCCGGACGTGGTCAAGCTGCAGAAGACGGTGGACGAACTCAATGCGCAGATTGCGCAGACCCCGGAAACCCCGCCCGCCCAGCGGGCCCCGGACAATCCGGCCTATGTCACCCTGCAGTCGCAGCTGGAATCCACCCTCAACGACATCCGTGCCCAGGAGGCCCGAAAGGCTCAACTCCAGGCCGACCTGAAGAAATACGAGCAGCGCCTGGCCGCCGCGCCCGAGGTGGAGCGCGAATATCGCTCCATGCAGCGTGAACTGCAGAACACGGTGGCCAAGTACCAGGAGATCACCGCCAAGGAGATGCAGGCCCAGATCGCCCAGCAGCTGGAATCCGAGTCCAAGGGCGAGCGTTTCACCCTGATCGACCCGGCCGCATTGCCGGAGGAGCCGGTCTCCCCGAACCGCCCGGCCATCATCTTCCTCAGCTTCGTGCTGGCGCTGGGCTCGGGCTTCGGTCTTGCCGCCGTCGCCGAGAGCCTGGACCATGCCATCCGCGGCGCCAAGGGCGTGGCCAACACCCTGCAAGTGATGCCGCTGGCCGCCATCCCCTACCAGCGCACCGAGGGCGAGACGCGCAAACGCCGCAGCCGCAAGTGGAAGGTGCTGGGCGGGACCGCAGTCGCTGTGCTGATCGCCGTCCTCGCAGTGCACTTCTTCATGTCACCGCTGGATGTGCTCTGGTTCCGCATCCTGCGCAAGGCCGGCGACATGACCGGGATGGATTTCATCGGCTGA